Below is a genomic region from Caloranaerobacter sp. TR13.
ATTGCCGACCCACATGAAATAGCAAATGTATGTGGATTAGAAGGCATAAAGTTTATGATGGATTCAGGTATGGAACTTCCTCTTAGTATATTTTTTATGCTCCCGTCATGTGTACCTGCTACTTCTTTTGAAAATTCAGGAGCAATATTAGATGCAGATAAATTAAGAGAATTAATTAATGATGAAAGAATATTAGGTCTAGGAGAATTAATGGATTATCCATCAGTAATTTTGGGAGATGAAGATACTTTAGATAAGGTTGGAATAGTAGAAGATAAATTGATAGATGGACACGGACCAAATATAAGTGGTAAGGACTTAAATGCATATGTAATAGCTGGAGTTAGAACAGAACATGAATGTTCAACTATAGAAGAGATGATAAACAGATTAAGATTAGGAATGTATATATTAATAAGAGAGGGTTCAGCTGCTAGGAATTTAGAAACCCTTATCAGAGGAGTAACAAAAGAGAATTTAAGAAGATGTTTATTTTGTACAGATGATAAACATCCAGAGGATATTTTAACATTAGGACATATAGACAATAATGTAAGATTGTCTATAAAGATGGGTTTAGATCCGATTTCTGCTATTAAGATGGCTACAATAAATGCTGCAGAGTGTTATAAATTAAAAGAAGTTGGAGCTATAGCACCAGGTTATGTAGCAGATATTATTGTAATAGATGATTTAGAAAAATTTAATGTGGTTCAGGTCTTTAAAAAAGGTGTTTTAGTAGCAAAAAATAATGTACCTTTGTTTAAAGTAAAAGCTGTAGAAGTGTCAAAAGTTACTGATACTGTTAGAACAAAAGAAGTTAGAAAAGAAGATTTAAAAATAGGGCTTAAGAAAGATATAGCTAATGTTATTAGACTATTACCACATAGTCTTGTTACAGAAAAGGTTATAAGGAAAGTAGAAACGGAAAATGGATATTTTAAACATCATAAAAACTTAGATATATTGAAAATTGCTGTCATAGAAAGACATAAAGCAACAGGAAATATTGGATTAGGGTTGGTTGAAAATTTTAAATTGACAAATGGTGCTATCGCATCAACAATAGCACACGATTCACATAATTTAATTGTTATTGGAGATAATGATGAAGATATGTTATTAGCTGTAAAAGAAGTTGTTAGAGTAGGTGGTGGAATTACTATATGTTCTAAAGGAGAAGTTCTTAAGACATTACCGTTACCTATAGCTGGTATTATGTCAAATAAATCGATGGAAGAAGTAAATGTTACATTAAAAGAAATGTTAGATTTAGCTTATAACAAACTTGGTGTAAATAAGGATATAGATCCGTTTATGACATTATCTTTTTTAGCTTTGCCTGTTATTCCTGAGATTAAGGTTACTGATATGGGGTTATTTGATGTATCAAAATTTCAATTTATTGAAATTTACAATGTAGAATAGATATTTTTAGGATAATCCTCTTGTTTAAGGAATATAATTCTTTAAACAAGAGGATTTATAAATAATAAAGCATTTTTAATGTACTTAGAGTTTGTTGACAAAGTTAATTTTTTAAAAATGTATGAAAATATAAGCGAATGCTTGAAAGAATTTAGTTAAAAAACTAGGTGAAAATTTTGAAGAAAATCCGTAGGCTTAGCAGGACGCTAAGCCAGCATCCTACAAGACAGGACGTCTTGATTAGGTGCGTTAGGATTTTCTAAAAATTTAAGCCTTAAGTTTTTTCTAAATTCTTTCGCATGAGTGTTATTTTCATAAATATTTTATTTTGTCTACAGCTTGAAAGTATATTTTTAATATACTTATATTTAATATGTTATAATTAAATTGTCATTTATTTGGAGGTGAGTGATTTGATTTATTTAGATAATGCTGCAACTACTTTTCCAAAACCAGAAGAAGTTTATCAAGCTATGCTAGAATCTATGAAAGAATTTGGAGCTAATCCTGGTAGGTCTGGACATAAGTTAGCTCTAAAAGCTGGTAGAGCTATATATGAAACAAGAGAACTTTTAAGCAAATTATTTAATATTGAGAATCCGATGAATATAATATTTACATCAAATGCTACAGAAGGTCTTAATCTTGGAATTAAAGGTATTTTAAAATCAGGTGATCATGTCATAACAACTTCTATGGAACATAATTCAGTACTAAGACCACTTAAAGCTTTAGAAAGCGTAGGAGTAGAAACTACTATTATCCAATGTGATAAGACTGGAATGATAGACATAAACGATATTGAAAAAAATATTAAACAAAATACTAAAATGATAATTACCACTCATGCTTCTAATGTTACCGGGACTTTATTTCCTATAGACGAAATAAGTAAAATAGCACATAAAAAAGGATTGCTTTACATGGTAGATGCTGCACAGACTGCTGGAGTATATGATATTGATGTGAAAAATATGAATATAGATATACTTGTGTTTCCTGGGCATAAAAGTTTATTGGGACCACAAGGAACTGGTGGAATTTATATAAGAGAAGGAATAGATGTAATGCAAATGAAAGAGGGAGGAACAGGTAGTAGATCTGAGTCTTTAATACAGCCCGAGATGTTACCAGACAAATTCGAAAGTGGTACACCAAATACACCTGGGATAGTAGGATTAGGAGCGGGAATTAAATTTATCCTAAAAACTGGTATTGATAATATAAGAAAACATGAAGAAGAGTTAACAAAGTATTTTATAGAAGAGCTTAAAAAGATAGATAAAGTAAAAATTTATGGACCTTGTGATGTAAAGAAACAGGCCCCAGTTGTATCTATTAATCTTGGTGAAGAGGATTCATCTGAGGTAAGTTATATTTTAGATAGAGTCTTTAATATAGCTGTTAGGCCAGGGCTTCATTGTGCTCCTTTGGCTCATAAAACAATAGGCACATTTGAACAAGGGGTTGTAAGATTTAGTATTGGGTACTTTAATACACATCAGGACATTGAAGAAGCAATAAAAGCAATAAGAGAAATAGCCAAGGAAATATAATTTTTGAAGGAATTTAAAGATGATTAACGAATATTAACCATATCGCAACATAAAGGGGGTCTGTAATTTATGGAAGAAATAATTGCGCAGTATAGTAATCAAATAATTATTTTTCTAACAGTTGCAGTAATATTTTTGTTATTGCTAAATATTATTAGCCAGATAAGAATTTCCTCTATTACAAAAAAGTATAATAGACTTGTTGAAGGTGTTGATGAGGCTTCTTTAGAGGACTTGATTTTTGAGTATATTGATGAAGTTAAAGATATGAAAAAAGAAGCAGAAAATATCAAAAGTATATGTGATGATTTAGATAGCAAGTTGAAATTTGCAGTACAAAAAGTAGGTTTTGTAAGGTATAATGCATTC
It encodes:
- the ade gene encoding adenine deaminase, giving the protein MSNNIKKMIDLAYGRELPELVLKNCKIVNVFSHEIIEGDIAIDSGKIVGVGQYKGKREIDLNWKYVAPGLIDGHVHIESSMVTPNEFARVVVPRGTTTIIADPHEIANVCGLEGIKFMMDSGMELPLSIFFMLPSCVPATSFENSGAILDADKLRELINDERILGLGELMDYPSVILGDEDTLDKVGIVEDKLIDGHGPNISGKDLNAYVIAGVRTEHECSTIEEMINRLRLGMYILIREGSAARNLETLIRGVTKENLRRCLFCTDDKHPEDILTLGHIDNNVRLSIKMGLDPISAIKMATINAAECYKLKEVGAIAPGYVADIIVIDDLEKFNVVQVFKKGVLVAKNNVPLFKVKAVEVSKVTDTVRTKEVRKEDLKIGLKKDIANVIRLLPHSLVTEKVIRKVETENGYFKHHKNLDILKIAVIERHKATGNIGLGLVENFKLTNGAIASTIAHDSHNLIVIGDNDEDMLLAVKEVVRVGGGITICSKGEVLKTLPLPIAGIMSNKSMEEVNVTLKEMLDLAYNKLGVNKDIDPFMTLSFLALPVIPEIKVTDMGLFDVSKFQFIEIYNVE
- a CDS encoding aminotransferase class V-fold PLP-dependent enzyme; its protein translation is MIYLDNAATTFPKPEEVYQAMLESMKEFGANPGRSGHKLALKAGRAIYETRELLSKLFNIENPMNIIFTSNATEGLNLGIKGILKSGDHVITTSMEHNSVLRPLKALESVGVETTIIQCDKTGMIDINDIEKNIKQNTKMIITTHASNVTGTLFPIDEISKIAHKKGLLYMVDAAQTAGVYDIDVKNMNIDILVFPGHKSLLGPQGTGGIYIREGIDVMQMKEGGTGSRSESLIQPEMLPDKFESGTPNTPGIVGLGAGIKFILKTGIDNIRKHEEELTKYFIEELKKIDKVKIYGPCDVKKQAPVVSINLGEEDSSEVSYILDRVFNIAVRPGLHCAPLAHKTIGTFEQGVVRFSIGYFNTHQDIEEAIKAIREIAKEI
- a CDS encoding DUF4446 family protein encodes the protein MEEIIAQYSNQIIIFLTVAVIFLLLLNIISQIRISSITKKYNRLVEGVDEASLEDLIFEYIDEVKDMKKEAENIKSICDDLDSKLKFAVQKVGFVRYNAFNDVGSDLSFSVALLDANLNGFVISSLFGRNECNTYAKPIFNGKSNYTLSDEEIQAIEIAKKQGVSKSLGSI